The following are from one region of the Leptospira yasudae genome:
- the srp gene encoding sigma factor SigX-regulated lipoprotein: MMRNIKFMLVALAIFGTVFCGQKEKDDSGDLAVLALLTQASSDQKLNTQVTQLFSALYPLPADATSSANKSLGDVDPAYNPFAAVITLACQLGGTQTINGTLTGGPTGNTGNDLLWSYDNCKENSIGIGPNGVAIPVPVIYNGTLNRSLNQRFNTSTTGNVFTSINSGTDRVQSSNYSINGVLFPAFDITFTRNDSVYTRTEYQTGRFRGVLEEHVKVTGMVDGRAVDTTINYKIYFGGQ, translated from the coding sequence ATGATGAGAAATATAAAATTCATGTTGGTTGCGTTAGCTATCTTTGGAACCGTCTTTTGCGGTCAAAAAGAAAAAGATGATAGCGGAGATTTGGCGGTACTCGCACTTCTAACGCAAGCAAGTTCCGATCAAAAACTGAATACACAAGTTACTCAACTTTTTTCAGCTTTGTATCCTTTGCCCGCAGATGCCACTTCATCCGCAAATAAATCGTTAGGAGATGTTGATCCAGCCTATAACCCGTTTGCTGCAGTCATCACGCTGGCTTGTCAATTAGGCGGAACACAAACTATCAATGGTACTTTGACGGGAGGTCCGACCGGCAATACGGGGAATGATTTACTCTGGAGCTATGATAACTGTAAGGAGAACTCGATCGGTATCGGTCCCAATGGAGTTGCGATTCCGGTTCCTGTCATTTACAACGGGACTTTGAATCGATCCTTAAATCAAAGATTCAATACGTCCACTACCGGAAACGTGTTTACTTCCATTAACTCGGGAACGGATCGTGTTCAGTCTTCCAATTATTCGATCAACGGCGTTTTGTTTCCTGCGTTCGATATTACGTTTACGAGAAACGATTCCGTTTATACGCGAACGGAATATCAAACCGGGAGATTCAGAGGTGTTCTGGAAGAACACGTAAAAGTCACCGGTATGGTAGATGGGCGAGCAGTTGACACTACGATTAACTATAAAATTTATTTCGGCGGCCAATGA
- a CDS encoding alpha/beta fold hydrolase — MLRKTFSFRGLNLSYIDTKPDSKNDRVVLLCHANGYSALTYRYYIEELSKTHRVIALDFAGHGESDSTLDFKNWYFFRDQVLALIEAENLRDIIGVGHSLGGASLILSSYHSPEKFRKVIANDPVVLDFLKVTFSRLFHNPLAKVAIKRRREFKNLETVSKLYKRTPSFLKMDTEIYDDYIQSCFRTGPNGEAILRCLPEVEAKIFDSVSYLSLFQYGRIKTETHITIPEPHEVCSPKGAKRIQSGNSKSTLEIWPGTTHFFPFEEKQKTLQRILNVL; from the coding sequence ATGCTCAGAAAAACCTTTTCCTTTCGAGGACTGAATCTTTCTTATATCGATACGAAACCGGATTCCAAAAACGATCGGGTAGTTCTTCTCTGTCACGCGAACGGATACAGCGCGCTTACGTATCGATATTATATCGAAGAACTTTCCAAGACGCACCGAGTGATCGCGCTCGATTTTGCGGGCCACGGGGAATCCGATTCGACTCTCGATTTTAAGAATTGGTATTTCTTTCGCGATCAAGTTCTTGCGTTGATCGAGGCCGAGAACTTGCGGGATATTATCGGAGTCGGTCATTCTCTGGGCGGCGCGAGCCTTATTCTTTCTTCCTATCATTCTCCCGAAAAATTCAGGAAAGTGATTGCAAACGACCCTGTCGTATTAGATTTTTTGAAAGTAACGTTTTCCCGTCTTTTTCACAATCCTCTCGCAAAAGTCGCGATTAAGCGAAGAAGGGAATTTAAGAACCTCGAAACGGTTTCCAAACTCTACAAACGCACGCCTTCTTTTTTGAAGATGGATACCGAAATCTACGACGACTACATCCAAAGCTGCTTTCGAACCGGACCGAACGGAGAAGCGATTCTGCGCTGTTTACCGGAAGTGGAAGCGAAGATCTTCGATTCCGTAAGTTATTTGAGTTTGTTTCAATACGGAAGAATCAAAACGGAAACGCATATCACGATTCCGGAGCCCCACGAGGTTTGTTCTCCGAAAGGAGCGAAACGAATTCAATCCGGAAACTCGAAATCGACTTTGGAGATATGGCCGGGAACGACTCACTTCTTCCCCTTTGAGGAAAAACAAAAAACTCTGCAAAGAATTTTAAACGTTCTCTAA
- a CDS encoding cation transporter produces the protein MQIQVLIVFIIALAFNALANILIKASSLGDASEKPEGIAGVLQVILNPIFISGLASFGLALLGYRFVLGKGLKLSLAYPVFTSAGFIIVLIVSSIAFKERLTWPQWAGIVLIMAGVWLCAANMFEAKS, from the coding sequence ATGCAGATTCAAGTTCTTATCGTTTTTATCATCGCTCTTGCGTTTAACGCTTTGGCTAACATTCTCATTAAGGCGAGTTCTCTCGGCGATGCGAGTGAAAAACCCGAAGGTATAGCAGGTGTTCTTCAAGTGATTCTCAATCCGATCTTTATCAGCGGATTAGCTTCGTTCGGGCTGGCTCTGTTGGGCTATCGTTTCGTTTTAGGAAAGGGTTTAAAACTTTCTCTCGCTTATCCGGTTTTTACGAGCGCGGGTTTTATCATCGTGTTGATCGTTTCCTCCATCGCATTTAAAGAAAGGCTGACTTGGCCGCAATGGGCGGGAATCGTTTTGATTATGGCGGGTGTTTGGCTTTGTGCAGCCAACATGTTCGAAGCGAAGTCTTAA
- a CDS encoding CaiB/BaiF CoA transferase family protein: MYLGDMGADVIKIENPRAMDATRVMFKKANGAPSLFLMLNRNKKAITLNLKKEKSKEILFKLLEDADILLEGFRPDGLAKMGLGYDDLKERFPRLIYCGIYGYGTEGKYRDFAGHDVNYLSLSGVLSQTGKTPQIPGYQLADIGGGTMTALSSILAALYAREKTGKGQKIAISMMDSSLPFLSLYGGIFAATGKNPEGGNELLSGKLPNYNVYQTKEGRWVALGALEDMFFKTFLRQSGLDKHLEEIPAEEKNFFKWKEILTSYFASKTFEDLNVIFENEDSCLTPVKTMEEVSKDPVLKERGMILDKKHPEYGDYFQFGAPFPFSATPVTYRLDPPNHGEHNASIYQSLGYSAEEIETMKKEKVI; encoded by the coding sequence ATGTATTTGGGAGATATGGGAGCCGATGTGATCAAGATCGAAAACCCGAGGGCGATGGATGCGACTCGCGTGATGTTTAAGAAAGCGAACGGAGCTCCTTCTTTATTTTTGATGTTAAACCGAAATAAAAAAGCGATCACTCTCAATCTCAAAAAAGAAAAATCCAAAGAGATTCTTTTTAAACTATTAGAAGATGCTGATATACTTTTGGAAGGATTCCGTCCGGACGGACTCGCAAAAATGGGACTCGGTTACGACGACTTGAAGGAACGTTTTCCTCGATTGATTTATTGCGGAATCTACGGATACGGAACCGAAGGGAAATACAGGGACTTTGCGGGACACGACGTGAACTATCTTTCTCTTTCGGGAGTTCTTTCGCAGACGGGCAAAACTCCTCAGATTCCGGGATATCAACTCGCCGATATCGGAGGAGGAACGATGACCGCCCTTTCTTCGATTTTGGCGGCTTTGTATGCGAGAGAAAAAACGGGCAAGGGACAAAAGATCGCGATTTCCATGATGGATTCTTCGCTTCCGTTTCTTTCCTTATACGGAGGAATCTTTGCTGCGACCGGAAAAAATCCGGAAGGCGGGAACGAACTTCTTTCCGGTAAATTACCGAATTATAATGTTTATCAGACCAAGGAAGGACGATGGGTCGCGCTCGGGGCTTTGGAAGATATGTTCTTTAAGACCTTTCTGCGTCAATCCGGACTCGACAAACATCTCGAAGAAATTCCCGCGGAGGAAAAGAACTTCTTCAAATGGAAGGAGATTCTCACTTCTTATTTCGCGTCGAAAACATTCGAAGATTTGAATGTAATTTTTGAAAACGAGGATTCCTGTTTAACTCCCGTTAAAACGATGGAAGAAGTCAGCAAAGATCCCGTTCTAAAGGAGCGCGGTATGATCTTGGATAAAAAACATCCCGAATACGGCGATTACTTTCAATTCGGAGCGCCTTTTCCCTTCTCCGCAACTCCGGTCACGTATCGTTTGGACCCTCCGAATCACGGGGAACATAATGCGTCGATCTATCAATCCTTGGGCTATTCGGCGGAAGAAATCGAAACGATGAAAAAGGAAAAAGTGATTTGA
- a CDS encoding acyl-CoA dehydrogenase family protein translates to MYQEFTEQQIEIRDQIRNFVKKEITHEVAIHWDEENKHPEELINRMRKELGVNGLTIPEEYGGWGLGSVEQCLVTEELSRGCLGISLCFGYTGLGILPILKGASHEQKKKWLPPVVDGEYGVSFCLSEPGAGSDVPGMSTTAVKKGDKWVINGTKQWITGGGSAGAYTVFAYTDKGRGTRGVSCFYVKRDTPGLTVGKKEDKLGIRASDTRQIIFEDCAVEEANMIGKENLGFIYALQTLNASRPYVAAMGVGVAQAALDYASKYARQREQFGSKISSFQAVQHMLADMSIGLETSRQVTYLAARMSDAEDPRLPKYSAIAKAHASETAMKCALDAVQIFGGYGYTKEYPVEKLMRDAKILCIFEGTTQIQKNEIAAYVIREAASAK, encoded by the coding sequence ATGTACCAGGAATTTACCGAACAGCAGATCGAAATCAGAGACCAGATCCGTAATTTCGTGAAGAAAGAAATCACACACGAAGTAGCGATCCACTGGGACGAAGAAAATAAACATCCCGAAGAACTCATCAATCGTATGAGAAAAGAACTGGGAGTCAACGGTTTGACCATCCCTGAAGAATACGGCGGCTGGGGACTCGGCTCCGTTGAACAGTGCCTCGTGACCGAAGAACTTTCCAGAGGATGTCTCGGAATCTCTCTTTGTTTCGGTTATACTGGTCTTGGAATCCTTCCTATCTTAAAAGGAGCTTCTCACGAGCAAAAGAAAAAGTGGCTTCCTCCGGTCGTTGACGGAGAATACGGAGTTTCTTTCTGTCTTTCCGAGCCCGGCGCAGGATCGGACGTTCCCGGCATGAGCACGACTGCCGTTAAGAAAGGCGATAAGTGGGTCATCAACGGAACCAAGCAGTGGATCACCGGCGGTGGTAGCGCAGGAGCTTATACAGTATTTGCATATACCGATAAAGGAAGAGGAACCAGAGGTGTTAGCTGTTTCTACGTTAAAAGAGACACTCCCGGTTTGACCGTCGGTAAGAAAGAAGACAAACTCGGAATCCGTGCATCCGATACACGTCAGATCATCTTCGAAGATTGTGCCGTTGAAGAAGCGAACATGATCGGAAAAGAAAACTTAGGATTTATTTACGCACTTCAAACTCTGAACGCTTCTCGTCCTTACGTTGCTGCGATGGGAGTGGGCGTCGCTCAAGCGGCTCTTGACTATGCATCCAAATACGCAAGACAAAGAGAGCAGTTCGGATCCAAGATCTCCAGCTTCCAAGCGGTTCAGCACATGCTTGCGGATATGTCGATCGGTCTTGAAACTTCTCGTCAAGTTACTTACCTTGCTGCAAGAATGTCCGATGCGGAAGATCCAAGACTTCCAAAGTATTCCGCGATCGCAAAAGCGCACGCTTCCGAAACCGCAATGAAATGCGCTCTGGATGCGGTTCAGATCTTCGGTGGATACGGTTACACAAAAGAGTATCCTGTTGAGAAACTGATGAGAGACGCGAAGATTCTTTGTATCTTCGAAGGAACGACTCAGATTCAAAAGAACGAGATCGCAGCTTACGTTATCCGCGAGGCGGCATCCGCAAAATAA
- a CDS encoding Crp/Fnr family transcriptional regulator: MDDFEVKEDSAEWWTIYEKVNSISPIPIEIWRRAGLVYSIRDLSYGDFLIRQGKVPTEFAFVFSGVLREYYLTSDGNEYIKSFNFPGEFTGSYFDLLSGQPSTCNIRAITDCKIAVANFSELASLFETHIAWERLGRIVAENLFLKKAKREYELLALNAEERYELLKTTYPNIEELIPQYHIASYLGITPVSLSRIRSKNRI; encoded by the coding sequence GTGGACGATTTTGAAGTCAAAGAAGACAGCGCGGAGTGGTGGACGATTTACGAAAAAGTGAATTCCATCTCTCCGATTCCGATCGAAATCTGGAGACGAGCCGGTCTTGTTTATTCGATACGGGATCTGTCATACGGAGATTTTTTAATCCGACAAGGAAAAGTTCCCACCGAGTTCGCCTTCGTATTTTCCGGCGTATTGCGGGAATACTATCTCACATCCGATGGGAACGAATATATCAAGAGTTTCAATTTCCCCGGAGAATTTACGGGCTCTTATTTCGATCTTCTTTCCGGACAACCCTCGACCTGCAATATACGCGCGATCACCGATTGCAAAATCGCCGTCGCAAATTTTTCCGAACTCGCTTCCTTGTTTGAAACTCATATCGCTTGGGAAAGATTAGGCCGCATAGTTGCGGAAAATTTGTTTCTAAAAAAGGCAAAGAGAGAATACGAACTTCTCGCTTTGAACGCGGAAGAAAGATACGAGCTTTTGAAAACGACATACCCGAATATCGAGGAGCTGATCCCTCAATATCATATCGCTTCGTATCTCGGAATTACCCCGGTTTCTTTGAGTCGGATTCGTTCGAAAAATCGCATTTAA
- a CDS encoding alpha/beta fold hydrolase: protein MQTAIEEPRTVSNEKPSGYIQTRMGSVAYWIQGKGKSIVLLHSAGPGHEHRDFDAVIPTLEKYYRVISLDWPGHGQSGSPKPFDSASAVGYAEILSEIVEKLAPEGAVFIGNSLGGFASMKIALDKPNLVKGLILVDTGGLNDPDFKTKIFVKLMSTLWFTNATWNSFPNYYIKVENEYTKSILNRIGEKKEIDGSPNIRAAIWKSFGDERHDLRERVSQIAAPTLIVWGKNDPVIVPELGERLHQKIVGSKLVFLKTGHVPFAEDPKGFLEAALPFLRSIL, encoded by the coding sequence ATGCAAACCGCAATCGAAGAACCAAGAACCGTTTCCAACGAAAAGCCGAGCGGGTATATCCAAACCCGCATGGGAAGCGTGGCTTACTGGATCCAAGGAAAAGGAAAATCGATCGTATTGCTTCATTCCGCCGGACCGGGACACGAACACCGCGACTTCGACGCCGTGATTCCTACATTAGAAAAATATTATAGGGTTATCAGCCTCGACTGGCCCGGTCACGGACAATCCGGTTCTCCGAAACCGTTCGATTCCGCATCCGCCGTCGGATACGCGGAGATTCTCTCTGAAATCGTCGAAAAACTCGCACCCGAAGGAGCCGTTTTTATCGGCAATTCGCTCGGCGGATTCGCTTCGATGAAAATCGCATTAGACAAACCGAATTTAGTGAAAGGTTTGATTCTCGTCGATACGGGCGGGCTCAACGACCCCGATTTTAAGACGAAAATATTCGTAAAACTGATGAGCACCCTTTGGTTTACGAACGCGACTTGGAATTCGTTTCCGAACTACTACATCAAAGTCGAAAACGAATATACGAAATCCATTTTGAATCGAATCGGAGAGAAAAAGGAAATTGACGGTTCTCCGAACATCCGGGCCGCAATTTGGAAAAGTTTCGGAGATGAAAGACACGATCTACGAGAAAGGGTTTCGCAAATCGCGGCGCCTACTTTGATCGTGTGGGGGAAAAACGACCCGGTCATCGTTCCCGAACTCGGAGAAAGGCTGCATCAAAAGATCGTCGGTTCGAAACTTGTGTTTTTAAAAACGGGTCACGTTCCGTTTGCGGAAGATCCGAAAGGATTTTTAGAAGCCGCACTTCCGTTTTTACGATCGATTCTCTGA
- a CDS encoding sigma-70 family RNA polymerase sigma factor, which yields MDRLGQFLEHKSLVFGIAYRMTGSVNDAEDIVQESFLRWEKSGSNEIRSPRAFLSTIATRLSLDTLRKVKNKRETYIGPWLPEPIPTSPEIEEPDPETLDLAFLHLLEKLNPIERAVFILRESFELDYKIIAEAVGKTQENCRQTLKRAKEALKSDRRKFSPDKETKRKLLHNFLLASSKGQPELLLPFLKEEIVLWSDGGGKVHAARIPLFGKERVAAFLIRTSKNPVYTNTELYYTESNGAESLLVYKDGRPVYLRTFLIDENGINSIYTMLNEDKLQAYRNRKELLEKKIIVPLEFFLLFPKTSLNNPSPPVWTKPLLKLVHWAITRKK from the coding sequence GTGGATAGACTCGGGCAATTTTTAGAACACAAGTCTCTCGTTTTCGGGATCGCGTATCGAATGACCGGAAGCGTCAACGACGCGGAAGATATCGTTCAAGAATCGTTTCTACGTTGGGAAAAATCAGGTTCCAACGAAATCCGTTCACCGAGAGCCTTCTTATCCACGATTGCCACGCGTCTATCCCTCGACACACTTCGCAAAGTGAAAAACAAACGAGAAACCTATATCGGGCCTTGGCTGCCGGAACCGATTCCGACTTCGCCCGAAATCGAAGAGCCGGATCCGGAAACGCTGGATCTGGCCTTTCTCCATCTATTAGAAAAATTGAATCCGATTGAACGCGCGGTATTTATCCTGCGCGAATCGTTCGAACTGGATTATAAAATCATCGCGGAAGCCGTTGGAAAAACGCAGGAAAATTGCAGACAAACCCTCAAACGCGCGAAGGAAGCTCTGAAATCGGATCGAAGGAAATTTTCACCCGATAAGGAAACGAAACGAAAGCTGCTTCATAATTTTCTTTTGGCTTCTTCCAAAGGACAACCGGAACTTCTTCTTCCGTTCTTAAAGGAAGAAATCGTTCTTTGGTCGGACGGAGGCGGTAAGGTTCACGCAGCGAGAATTCCTCTGTTCGGAAAGGAACGAGTGGCCGCCTTTCTCATCCGTACTTCCAAAAATCCTGTGTATACGAATACGGAACTTTATTACACGGAAAGCAACGGAGCCGAAAGTCTCCTCGTTTACAAGGACGGAAGACCCGTGTATCTCAGAACGTTTCTGATCGACGAAAACGGAATCAATTCCATCTACACGATGTTAAACGAAGATAAGCTTCAGGCGTATCGAAATCGGAAGGAGCTTTTAGAAAAGAAAATCATCGTTCCTCTCGAATTTTTTCTCCTGTTTCCGAAAACTTCACTCAACAACCCGAGTCCTCCCGTTTGGACCAAACCCTTGTTGAAATTGGTTCACTGGGCCATTACCCGAAAAAAGTAG
- a CDS encoding NAD(P)/FAD-dependent oxidoreductase, translating into MSKIKTVLIAGGGYAGIIAANRLVRKKLPIEIVLVTAQETFQERIRNHQLLAGTLKNTYTVRSLLHKNVKLVIEKIAKIEPQSKRVVLESGSVLKYDHLVYSLGVQGSSAAKINTDVYFRISEAEECAKLHELLKSNPNAKITVLGAGLSGIETAAELAENFPNLQLTLVDANPLGKGFSVPAQKKLREFFENKNVRILEHSKIMEYKDDALVTADGKRIEHDFCVLSNGLSASKVGGQSGLRTNPIGQVYVNQFLEVEDYPEIIGAGDCVQVVSSGYDHLRMACATALPMGIYAAERLSHRLGAKSKKGIAPFSLAYLGRNVSLGRKDGVIQESEPDDSPTLKIWTERSAVWIKELICKFTILSFRLEKWFDFYFWKSFPETKEEYGTAVLATESEK; encoded by the coding sequence ATGTCGAAAATCAAAACCGTACTGATCGCAGGCGGAGGTTACGCAGGGATCATCGCAGCCAATCGTCTTGTCAGAAAAAAACTTCCGATTGAGATCGTATTGGTCACCGCTCAGGAAACGTTTCAGGAAAGAATACGAAACCACCAACTGCTCGCGGGAACTCTCAAAAACACGTATACCGTACGATCGCTTCTTCATAAAAACGTAAAACTCGTAATCGAGAAAATCGCAAAGATCGAACCGCAATCCAAACGCGTGGTTCTCGAAAGCGGTTCCGTTTTGAAATACGATCACCTCGTGTATTCTCTCGGAGTGCAGGGATCATCCGCTGCAAAAATCAACACGGACGTTTACTTTCGAATTTCGGAAGCGGAAGAATGTGCGAAGTTGCACGAACTTCTAAAATCGAATCCGAACGCGAAGATTACCGTTCTCGGAGCCGGTTTGAGCGGAATCGAAACCGCCGCTGAACTTGCGGAGAATTTTCCGAACCTTCAACTGACGCTCGTGGACGCAAATCCTCTGGGAAAAGGTTTTTCCGTTCCCGCACAAAAAAAGCTGAGGGAATTTTTCGAAAATAAAAACGTAAGAATTTTAGAACATTCTAAAATTATGGAATACAAAGACGATGCGCTCGTAACCGCGGATGGGAAAAGAATCGAACACGATTTCTGCGTTTTATCGAACGGACTTTCCGCTTCCAAAGTGGGAGGGCAATCGGGCCTCAGAACCAATCCGATCGGTCAGGTTTACGTAAATCAATTCCTCGAAGTCGAGGATTATCCCGAAATCATCGGTGCGGGCGATTGTGTGCAAGTGGTTTCTTCCGGTTACGATCATTTGAGAATGGCTTGTGCGACCGCGCTTCCGATGGGAATCTACGCGGCGGAAAGACTTTCGCATCGACTCGGCGCGAAATCCAAAAAAGGAATCGCACCCTTCTCCCTCGCTTATCTGGGAAGAAACGTAAGTCTTGGAAGAAAGGACGGAGTAATCCAAGAATCCGAACCGGACGATTCCCCTACTTTGAAAATCTGGACCGAACGAAGCGCCGTATGGATCAAGGAATTGATTTGTAAATTCACGATCCTTTCGTTCCGACTTGAAAAATGGTTCGATTTTTATTTCTGGAAATCCTTTCCTGAAACCAAGGAAGAATACGGAACCGCCGTTCTTGCGACCGAATCGGAGAAATGA
- a CDS encoding cytochrome-c peroxidase encodes MLRILSIFLLISLLFAFSGCKEPVQKAELEGFVVKNIIHPNNNPYNKDKVELGKLLYFDKRLSLKGDTNCAICHSVELQNKEKNSVPRNKIHNSSAPSLTNVGLYKDVFTDPQANDLEEIVKERVHTAVMLKDEKTIVARLNQVPEYRELFEKSFGSPGITMDRIVKAISAFERTIVSKNSKFDRYVMGEESALSPAQKRGLDVFMNKAKCSQCHKGPNFSDSEKHTTGLKGITQTVRTPSLRDVSKKNEFMHNGEFTKLEDVVDHFVNGGSKGSIEDPLLKPSAITEEEKKDLIEFLKSLEGESHPLEMPKIPKA; translated from the coding sequence ATGCTTAGGATTTTGTCCATTTTTCTTCTGATTTCGCTTCTATTCGCGTTTAGCGGCTGCAAAGAACCGGTTCAAAAAGCCGAACTGGAAGGTTTTGTGGTTAAGAACATAATTCATCCCAACAACAATCCTTATAACAAGGACAAGGTCGAATTGGGAAAACTGCTCTATTTTGATAAGCGACTTTCACTCAAAGGGGATACGAACTGCGCGATCTGTCATTCCGTGGAACTTCAAAACAAAGAGAAGAATTCCGTTCCCCGCAATAAGATTCATAATTCTTCCGCTCCTTCTTTGACGAACGTAGGTTTATATAAGGACGTATTCACCGATCCACAGGCGAACGATCTGGAAGAGATCGTAAAGGAACGCGTTCACACGGCGGTTATGCTCAAGGACGAGAAGACGATCGTCGCAAGACTCAATCAGGTTCCCGAATACCGCGAACTTTTCGAAAAGTCGTTCGGTTCCCCCGGGATCACGATGGATCGGATCGTAAAGGCGATTTCCGCTTTTGAAAGAACCATCGTTTCCAAAAATTCCAAGTTTGATCGTTACGTGATGGGCGAGGAATCCGCTCTTTCTCCTGCTCAAAAGCGCGGGCTCGACGTATTCATGAACAAAGCGAAGTGTTCTCAGTGTCACAAAGGCCCGAACTTTTCCGATTCGGAAAAACATACTACCGGATTGAAAGGAATTACGCAAACCGTGCGGACTCCGAGTCTGCGGGACGTGAGTAAAAAGAACGAATTCATGCACAACGGAGAATTTACGAAACTGGAAGACGTCGTGGACCATTTCGTAAACGGCGGATCGAAGGGTTCGATCGAGGATCCTCTTCTCAAACCTTCGGCGATCACCGAAGAAGAGAAAAAGGATCTGATCGAGTTTCTGAAATCCTTGGAAGGGGAATCCCATCCATTAGAAATGCCTAAAATTCCTAAGGCTTAG
- a CDS encoding MarR family winged helix-turn-helix transcriptional regulator yields the protein MSVQPEKIVHLLSGISERIFFSLSLSYEKEGYKDISPPQGAVLCALRNQMPESMTSISKKIFRDRSTVTQLVKKLIAKGYVEKFKSIKDSRVSEIVLTEKGKAARSAVIRSSRKMFAKIYKNTTYEERRILISLLEKVDSGS from the coding sequence ATGAGCGTGCAACCTGAAAAGATCGTACACTTACTTTCGGGAATTTCGGAAAGAATCTTCTTCAGTCTCTCTTTGAGTTACGAAAAAGAGGGATATAAGGATATAAGTCCTCCTCAAGGAGCCGTACTCTGCGCTCTGCGGAATCAGATGCCGGAGTCCATGACTTCCATCTCCAAAAAAATTTTTAGAGATAGATCCACCGTTACGCAGCTTGTTAAAAAATTAATCGCAAAAGGTTACGTAGAAAAATTCAAAAGTATAAAGGACTCGCGCGTTTCCGAAATCGTACTGACCGAAAAAGGTAAAGCGGCGAGATCCGCAGTCATTCGTTCTTCGAGAAAGATGTTCGCGAAGATTTATAAGAATACGACCTACGAAGAAAGACGAATTCTGATTTCTTTGCTGGAAAAAGTGGATTCCGGAAGTTAG
- a CDS encoding class I SAM-dependent methyltransferase has protein sequence MCVQKTPTLSIVNAFIFQTLQNYIHYKYRKIKRDLFEELPDTVVELGPGVGSNLRYFKPGTTLLAVEPNLGMHSRLKKNSETYSVKLELMNLSAEKLPFSDSSVDAVVCSWVLCTVEKPDQVLKEVKRVLKPGGKFVFLEHVAAERGSFLEWIQKIVLKPWKWLFEGCHLNRDTNQTLNHAGFSSLTIETISIPTFFLPIRPHIYGTAIK, from the coding sequence ATGTGTGTACAAAAGACGCCTACCTTAAGCATCGTGAACGCCTTTATTTTTCAGACTCTACAAAACTATATACATTACAAATATCGAAAGATCAAAAGAGATCTTTTTGAAGAGTTGCCCGATACCGTGGTCGAACTCGGTCCGGGTGTGGGTTCGAATCTGAGATATTTTAAGCCGGGCACCACTTTACTTGCCGTCGAGCCGAACCTAGGAATGCATTCTCGTTTGAAAAAGAATTCGGAAACGTATTCGGTCAAACTGGAGCTGATGAATTTATCCGCGGAAAAATTACCTTTCTCGGATTCTTCCGTGGACGCAGTGGTCTGTAGCTGGGTTCTTTGCACCGTTGAAAAACCCGATCAAGTTTTAAAAGAGGTGAAACGTGTATTGAAGCCGGGAGGAAAATTCGTTTTCTTGGAGCATGTTGCGGCGGAACGCGGATCTTTCCTTGAATGGATTCAAAAGATCGTTTTGAAGCCTTGGAAGTGGCTTTTTGAAGGTTGTCACTTAAACCGAGACACGAATCAAACTTTGAATCACGCCGGATTTTCGAGTTTAACAATCGAAACGATTTCTATACCCACGTTTTTTCTTCCGATCCGTCCTCATATATACGGGACTGCGATCAAATAA